A genomic window from Spiroplasma helicoides includes:
- a CDS encoding GHMP family kinase ATP-binding protein, whose product MEIIKAYAKVNLFLKVSPPDLNGYHKINSVMSIVEDLYDEIKIISENDIKDEIICNIKTLEQNNFLHTVLDELRKEGLIKKYYKIQLTKNIPLGSGLGGGTSDAVALAKFFTVNKKVLHNIYKKIGYDSYFFDSGFKTAIVKGYGENVEEHKFIEIKKKDLIFTNVNSQTNKVYKKFDELKDWDSENKNQLTNAALKLYPELLKFSHDGQMSGAGSTFIKKESLKKITF is encoded by the coding sequence ATGGAAATAATTAAAGCATATGCCAAAGTAAATCTTTTTTTGAAGGTTTCTCCCCCTGATCTTAATGGCTATCATAAAATAAATTCAGTGATGTCAATAGTAGAAGATTTATACGATGAAATTAAAATAATTTCTGAAAATGATATAAAGGACGAAATTATTTGCAATATCAAAACATTAGAACAAAACAACTTTTTACATACTGTTTTAGATGAATTAAGAAAAGAAGGTTTAATAAAAAAGTACTATAAAATACAGTTAACAAAAAATATTCCACTCGGATCTGGATTGGGTGGAGGTACTAGCGATGCAGTCGCCCTGGCTAAGTTTTTCACGGTAAATAAAAAAGTTTTACATAATATTTATAAAAAAATAGGTTATGACAGCTATTTTTTTGATAGTGGTTTTAAAACCGCAATAGTCAAAGGATATGGAGAAAACGTTGAAGAACATAAGTTTATCGAAATTAAAAAAAAGGATTTAATTTTTACAAATGTAAATTCACAAACAAACAAAGTTTATAAAAAGTTTGATGAATTAAAAGATTGAGATAGTGAAAATAAAAACCAACTTACAAATGCAGCATTAAAACTTTACCCAGAACTTTTAAAATTTAGTCATGATGGACAAATGAGTGGCGCTGGGTCAACATTTATAAAAAAAGAAAGCCTAAAAAAAATCACTTTTTAA
- the rsmA gene encoding 16S rRNA (adenine(1518)-N(6)/adenine(1519)-N(6))-dimethyltransferase RsmA, with protein sequence MDFAKKKFGQNFITDKNLINKIINLLGEDSEQLIIEVGPGRGALTKELVKKYQKVIAVEIDSDMEVVLKNEIKEKNFELIIEDILEIDLIDLIDQNSNIKKVSIISNTPYYITSEIIFKTLYISQLLYKSIFMVQKEVAQRICAKQNEKNYNNLSIACQFYGDIKYEFTVNKNMFKPVPKVDSAIISMSFNQKNYNLVKDDKKFIAFVRKIFNNKRKTILNNLSNTLNNKELADKVLTKINIEKNLRPENISLEDFIIIYNEVNNGNN encoded by the coding sequence ATGGATTTTGCTAAAAAAAAGTTTGGACAAAACTTTATAACAGATAAAAACTTAATAAACAAAATCATCAACTTACTGGGTGAAGATAGTGAGCAACTAATTATTGAAGTTGGTCCCGGAAGAGGGGCATTGACAAAGGAGCTTGTAAAAAAATATCAAAAAGTTATTGCAGTTGAGATTGATAGTGATATGGAAGTAGTTCTTAAAAATGAAATAAAAGAAAAGAATTTTGAATTAATCATTGAAGATATTTTGGAAATAGATCTAATAGATCTAATAGATCAAAACTCAAACATTAAAAAAGTTTCAATAATATCTAACACTCCTTATTACATTACTAGTGAAATAATTTTTAAAACTCTTTATATAAGTCAACTTCTTTATAAATCTATTTTTATGGTTCAAAAAGAAGTAGCACAAAGAATTTGTGCTAAACAAAATGAAAAGAATTATAATAACCTTTCAATAGCATGTCAATTTTATGGAGACATTAAATATGAATTTACTGTTAATAAAAATATGTTTAAACCAGTTCCTAAGGTTGACTCAGCTATTATTTCAATGAGTTTTAATCAAAAAAACTACAACTTAGTTAAAGATGATAAAAAGTTTATAGCTTTTGTGAGAAAAATTTTTAATAATAAAAGAAAAACTATTTTAAATAATTTATCAAATACTTTAAATAATAAAGAACTTGCTGACAAAGTCTTAACAAAAATAAATATTGAAAAAAATCTAAGGCCAGAGAACATATCATTAGAAGATTTTATAATTATTTATAATGAGGTTAATAATGGAAATAATTAA
- a CDS encoding ribose-phosphate diphosphokinase, whose protein sequence is MDKNDIKIFGLSSSKVLTKKICDLLGVKESQVETSKFEDGELIVQSLDSVRGQEIYIIQSTNQPVNENLMELLIAIDAFKRASARRINVVIPYFGYARQDRKAKGRQPITARLVANLLETAGANRIITVDLHSAQSMGFFNVPTDNFLTAQTVATEIINIVSKNKYDPDECILVSPDHGGLTRVHGVASYTGNITTGIAVISKRRPEPNKAEVEFVLGDIKDKICFVIDDMIDTAGTIINGAKALKASGAKQIYLIACHGVFSGPAIGRMKEAIEEKIVEEVIVTDTIEMPEAKKFEGLKIISVANLLAIMIQSSYEKQSLSKVYLDLRDDVRKKADEYVKGKNK, encoded by the coding sequence ATGGACAAAAATGATATAAAAATATTTGGATTATCATCAAGTAAAGTATTAACAAAAAAAATATGTGATTTATTGGGAGTAAAAGAATCACAAGTAGAAACATCAAAATTTGAAGATGGTGAGTTAATAGTGCAATCACTAGATTCAGTTAGAGGACAAGAAATTTATATAATTCAATCAACTAATCAACCGGTTAACGAAAACCTAATGGAATTATTAATTGCAATTGATGCATTTAAAAGAGCTAGCGCAAGAAGAATTAATGTTGTGATTCCATATTTTGGATATGCAAGACAAGATAGAAAAGCTAAAGGTCGTCAGCCAATTACAGCAAGACTAGTTGCAAACTTACTAGAAACTGCAGGAGCTAACAGAATAATAACAGTGGACTTACACTCAGCTCAATCAATGGGGTTTTTTAATGTCCCTACCGATAACTTTTTAACAGCACAAACAGTCGCTACTGAAATAATAAATATTGTTTCAAAAAATAAATATGATCCTGATGAATGCATATTGGTATCACCAGACCATGGTGGTTTAACAAGAGTTCATGGAGTTGCAAGTTACACAGGAAACATAACAACTGGAATAGCGGTTATTTCAAAAAGAAGACCAGAACCAAATAAAGCGGAAGTAGAATTTGTTCTAGGAGATATTAAAGACAAAATATGTTTTGTAATTGATGACATGATTGATACAGCTGGAACAATCATAAACGGAGCTAAAGCATTAAAAGCTTCAGGAGCAAAACAGATTTATCTAATAGCTTGTCACGGAGTATTCAGTGGTCCTGCGATTGGTAGAATGAAAGAAGCAATCGAAGAAAAAATAGTAGAGGAAGTAATTGTTACAGACACTATTGAAATGCCTGAGGCAAAGAAATTTGAGGGATTAAAAATAATATCTGTTGCAAATTTACTAGCAATAATGATTCAAAGCTCATATGAAAAACAATCTTTATCTAAGGTTTACTTAGATTTAAGAGATGATGTTAGAAAAAAAGCTGATGAGTATGTAAAAGGGAAAAATAAATAA
- the mreB gene encoding rod shape-determining protein: protein MASWDRKREFVALDLGTSNVVAYLGGQGIIYNEPSTMAYDVHTNTVVAAGEQAYEMVGKTNDDTRMVVPLVDGVISDLDAAKDLIKLIFSRIKLSDILKNALVVLACPSGVTELERGALKQVVADMGAKHVLVEEEVKLSAVGAGINISLASGHLVVDIGGGTTDIAIISAGDIVISRSIKTAGNHFDEEIRKYIRAEYNVLIGIKTAEKIKIEIGSLTKIDNGRTFRAFGRDVISGLPREVVISPDEVKNALLAPFSKITDLIVEVMENTPAELAGDIIRNGITICGGGALLRGIDTYFESIFQLKVIKAQDPLLTVIEGSKEYEKQIEKWMEVVELRDSREYSIK, encoded by the coding sequence ATGGCATCATGAGATCGTAAAAGAGAATTCGTTGCACTTGACTTAGGAACATCAAACGTTGTTGCATACCTAGGTGGACAAGGGATCATTTATAATGAACCTTCAACAATGGCATACGATGTACACACAAACACAGTTGTTGCAGCTGGAGAACAAGCATATGAAATGGTTGGTAAAACCAACGATGATACAAGAATGGTTGTACCATTAGTTGATGGAGTTATTTCTGATTTAGACGCAGCAAAAGACTTAATCAAACTTATCTTTTCACGTATTAAATTATCTGATATCCTTAAAAACGCTTTAGTAGTTCTAGCCTGCCCTTCAGGAGTTACTGAGTTAGAAAGAGGAGCATTAAAACAAGTTGTTGCAGATATGGGAGCAAAACATGTTCTTGTTGAAGAAGAAGTTAAATTATCAGCTGTTGGAGCTGGAATTAATATCTCACTAGCAAGTGGACACTTAGTTGTTGACATTGGTGGTGGAACAACTGATATTGCTATTATATCAGCTGGAGATATTGTTATCTCAAGATCAATTAAAACTGCTGGAAATCACTTTGACGAAGAAATTAGAAAATACATTCGTGCAGAGTACAACGTTCTAATAGGAATTAAAACTGCTGAAAAAATTAAAATAGAGATCGGTTCTTTAACAAAAATCGATAATGGACGTACTTTCCGTGCATTCGGACGTGACGTAATTTCAGGGTTACCAAGAGAAGTTGTTATTTCACCAGATGAAGTAAAAAATGCATTATTAGCACCATTTTCAAAAATTACTGACTTAATTGTTGAAGTAATGGAAAATACACCTGCTGAATTAGCTGGAGATATTATTAGAAATGGTATTACTATCTGTGGTGGAGGAGCTTTATTGAGAGGTATTGATACATACTTTGAATCAATCTTCCAATTAAAAGTTATTAAAGCTCAAGATCCTTTATTAACAGTTATCGAAGGATCAAAAGAATACGAAAAACAAATCGAAAAATGAATGGAAGTTGTTGAGTTACGTGACTCAAGAGAATACAGCATTAAATAA
- a CDS encoding adenylosuccinate synthase, translating to MENEKYNTLVIVGSQWGDEGKGKITDYFAQVTNVVVRFSGGDNAGHQINFNGEKHKVRIIPSGIFNRNVINVIGNGCVVNLKQLVDEYELINQTVGDRGTLLISNRTQIVMPYHIQIDEAQEEAKGAKKIGTTKRGIGPTYQDKVSRIGIRLGDLALPNFKEKFQSIYEYQKDYLKKMYNKEIDSFEDIYNELMDCYKKIAFMVIDCGEFLESAIKEGKKILFEGAQGAMLDIDHGTYPYVTSSNCSASNVALGSGISFKYIDTVVGVVKAYSTRVGAGGFPTELLDEVGDGIRERGNEYGSNTKRPRRVGWIDLVALKYAIRSSAIDKLFITLLDVLSGLDEIKLCTKYLINGRETSTMPATSEEFEKCEPIYTITPGWKEDITSAKSFSDLPDAAKNYIKLIEKICETNVAGFSVGPDRKQTVLLENLFE from the coding sequence ATGGAAAACGAAAAATATAATACCTTAGTTATTGTTGGGTCTCAATGAGGCGATGAGGGAAAGGGTAAAATTACAGATTATTTTGCTCAAGTAACAAATGTTGTTGTGAGATTTTCTGGAGGAGATAATGCAGGACATCAAATAAACTTTAATGGTGAAAAACATAAAGTTAGAATTATCCCATCAGGAATTTTTAACAGAAATGTAATAAATGTTATTGGTAATGGTTGTGTAGTAAATTTAAAGCAACTAGTTGATGAATATGAATTAATTAATCAAACAGTTGGAGACAGAGGTACACTATTAATTTCAAATAGAACACAAATTGTTATGCCTTATCATATTCAAATTGATGAAGCTCAAGAAGAGGCTAAGGGTGCAAAAAAAATAGGAACTACCAAAAGAGGTATAGGTCCAACTTATCAAGATAAAGTTTCAAGAATTGGAATTAGATTGGGTGATTTAGCACTGCCTAACTTTAAAGAAAAATTTCAATCAATTTACGAATACCAAAAAGATTATTTGAAAAAAATGTACAATAAAGAAATTGACTCATTTGAAGATATATACAATGAGCTGATGGATTGTTACAAAAAAATTGCTTTCATGGTTATCGATTGTGGAGAATTTTTAGAATCCGCAATTAAAGAGGGCAAAAAGATTTTATTTGAAGGTGCACAAGGAGCAATGCTAGATATTGATCACGGAACATATCCATATGTTACAAGCTCAAATTGTTCAGCATCAAATGTTGCTTTGGGTTCAGGAATAAGTTTTAAATACATTGATACAGTTGTTGGTGTGGTTAAAGCCTACAGTACTAGAGTTGGGGCAGGAGGTTTTCCAACAGAATTATTGGACGAGGTTGGAGATGGAATTCGTGAAAGAGGAAATGAATACGGTTCAAACACAAAAAGACCAAGAAGGGTTGGTTGAATTGATTTAGTGGCTTTAAAATATGCGATTCGCTCATCAGCTATTGATAAATTATTTATAACATTGTTAGATGTTTTATCTGGATTAGACGAAATAAAATTGTGTACAAAATATTTAATCAATGGGAGAGAAACTTCAACTATGCCAGCTACTTCTGAGGAATTTGAAAAGTGTGAGCCAATCTACACAATTACACCAGGATGAAAAGAAGATATTACGTCAGCAAAATCATTTTCAGATTTACCAGATGCTGCAAAAAATTACATTAAATTAATTGAAAAAATTTGCGAAACAAATGTTGCAGGTTTTTCTGTTGGACCAGACCGTAAACAAACTGTATTGTTAGAAAATCTGTTTGAGTAG
- a CDS encoding ABC-F family ATP-binding cassette domain-containing protein, giving the protein MGLASLTNITHSNGGKKLYEDTALKINRGEHIALIGPNGAGKTTLLNIISGKIHPDKGDVDIHQRTKIGYLDQHLDVDKEQTVDQYLKTAFADLYELEERMNKIYEGMAENYDENELVKALKYQDILNNRDFDTIDKRIGNLVDGLGIGLDKLPKKLSELSGGQLGKVMLAKLLLSENDFLLLDEPTNFLDIQQVEWLAKFLQSFEKAYLMVSHDNEFVNKTCNIIYALENLKLTRFVGDYNKYLEDSAMLKNQYDKAFEAQRKEIKKLETYVAKNKARASTAKSAQSRQKVLEKMDVMKERKDITKPKFSFSYKRPSSAVVLEAKNLVIGYDSPLLHPLNFELREGEKCIITGRNGIGKTTFLKTTATEIKPFEGTVQLGNGVDYAYFRQIENVNDMTPVEYLLNKFPDITDSEARAKIGQFGLKSGLMNQKMQTLSGGEQTRIRLAALSMIPCSLLVLDEPTNHIDVLAKEALLEAIQAFKGTVLLTTHDINFSTLWADKVLDFETLV; this is encoded by the coding sequence ATGGGTTTAGCGAGTTTAACAAACATTACACATAGTAATGGTGGTAAAAAATTATATGAAGATACTGCACTAAAGATTAATAGAGGTGAACATATTGCTTTAATTGGTCCCAATGGTGCTGGTAAAACAACCTTATTAAATATAATTTCTGGAAAAATTCATCCAGACAAAGGTGATGTGGATATTCATCAAAGAACAAAAATTGGGTATTTAGATCAGCATTTGGATGTTGATAAAGAGCAAACTGTTGATCAATATTTAAAAACAGCCTTTGCGGATTTGTATGAACTAGAAGAAAGAATGAACAAAATTTATGAAGGTATGGCTGAAAACTATGATGAAAATGAACTTGTAAAAGCTCTTAAATACCAAGATATTTTGAATAACCGGGACTTTGACACTATTGACAAAAGAATTGGTAACTTAGTTGATGGTTTAGGAATTGGATTAGATAAATTACCAAAAAAATTGAGTGAGTTATCAGGTGGACAACTAGGAAAAGTTATGTTAGCAAAACTTTTATTAAGTGAAAATGACTTTTTATTGCTTGATGAACCTACCAACTTCTTAGATATTCAACAAGTTGAATGATTAGCTAAGTTTTTACAATCTTTTGAAAAAGCCTATTTGATGGTTTCTCATGATAATGAGTTTGTAAATAAAACTTGTAACATCATTTATGCTTTAGAAAATTTAAAACTGACAAGATTTGTAGGTGACTATAATAAATACCTTGAAGACTCAGCGATGCTTAAAAATCAATATGATAAAGCATTTGAAGCTCAAAGAAAAGAAATTAAAAAACTAGAAACATATGTTGCTAAAAACAAAGCAAGAGCAAGTACTGCTAAATCTGCTCAATCAAGACAAAAAGTTTTGGAAAAAATGGATGTTATGAAAGAGAGAAAAGATATTACTAAACCTAAATTTAGCTTTTCATATAAAAGACCTTCATCTGCAGTGGTTTTAGAAGCGAAAAATTTAGTTATTGGATATGATTCTCCTTTGTTACACCCTTTAAATTTTGAGTTAAGAGAAGGCGAAAAATGTATCATAACAGGTAGAAATGGTATTGGTAAAACAACATTTTTAAAAACAACAGCAACAGAAATAAAACCTTTTGAAGGAACTGTTCAGCTTGGTAATGGTGTTGATTATGCATACTTTAGACAAATAGAAAACGTTAATGATATGACTCCTGTAGAATACTTATTAAATAAATTTCCTGATATTACAGATTCAGAAGCAAGAGCTAAAATTGGACAATTCGGTTTAAAAAGTGGTCTTATGAATCAAAAAATGCAGACGCTTTCCGGGGGAGAACAAACCAGAATTAGACTAGCTGCTTTAAGTATGATTCCATGTAGTTTACTAGTACTTGATGAACCAACAAACCATATTGATGTATTAGCAAAAGAAGCATTATTGGAAGCTATTCAAGCTTTTAAAGGAACAGTTTTACTAACAACTCATGATATTAATTTTTCAACTTTATGAGCAGATAAAGTTCTAGACTTTGAAACTTTGGTGTAG
- a CDS encoding phosphoribosyltransferase produces MTENRQLITLIAEDEIKAAIVKAASEYAKMYENEQLTIVAELSSTFVFVADLIRELPIDVTIQFITKIDAIEGATRIDLGLSTSLHNKNVLIVSDVLYKGRTLQKIYDIAMQDKPKDVRVITLIEKKNKDRELSFEVDALFKIEDVFIVGYGLTYNESYRGLKGIYSLSTEGEQ; encoded by the coding sequence ATGACTGAAAATCGACAATTAATTACATTAATAGCTGAGGATGAAATAAAAGCTGCGATTGTAAAAGCTGCAAGTGAATATGCAAAAATGTATGAAAATGAACAACTAACAATAGTAGCTGAATTATCTAGTACTTTTGTTTTTGTGGCAGACTTAATTAGAGAATTACCAATTGATGTGACAATTCAATTTATTACAAAAATAGATGCAATTGAAGGTGCTACAAGAATCGATCTTGGTTTGAGTACATCTCTACACAACAAAAATGTCTTGATAGTAAGTGATGTACTTTATAAAGGGCGAACACTACAAAAAATTTATGATATAGCTATGCAAGACAAACCCAAAGATGTTAGAGTTATAACATTAATTGAGAAAAAAAATAAAGATCGCGAACTAAGTTTTGAAGTTGATGCGTTGTTTAAAATTGAGGATGTATTTATAGTTGGATATGGACTAACTTACAACGAAAGTTATAGAGGACTAAAAGGAATTTATAGTTTGAGTACAGAAGGAGAACAATA
- the rnmV gene encoding ribonuclease M5 yields MKIKQIVIVEGKTDTAKLKQVFGKDNIETIETNGLALNNETLDFIKALNRTRGVIIFTDPDGPGIKIRDTINAYLDFKCFHAFINKKEIKNEKKIGIAEAETESIKKALENIVKFDSDNNDSISWEEFLKNDFFKTKNRIKIANHFNWSEKINSKKLFKWLNLLNLNVDQIKKIIEE; encoded by the coding sequence ATGAAAATTAAACAAATAGTTATTGTAGAAGGTAAAACCGATACTGCAAAATTGAAACAAGTTTTTGGTAAAGATAATATTGAAACAATTGAGACAAACGGTTTAGCTCTCAATAACGAAACTCTAGATTTTATTAAAGCCCTTAATAGAACACGAGGTGTAATTATTTTTACAGACCCAGATGGACCTGGAATAAAAATTCGTGATACTATAAATGCCTATTTAGATTTTAAATGTTTTCATGCATTTATCAACAAGAAAGAAATAAAAAATGAAAAAAAAATCGGAATAGCAGAAGCCGAAACAGAATCAATAAAAAAAGCATTAGAAAATATTGTAAAATTTGATAGTGATAATAATGATTCAATATCTTGAGAAGAGTTTTTAAAAAATGATTTTTTTAAAACAAAAAATAGAATTAAAATTGCAAATCACTTTAATTGAAGTGAAAAAATAAATAGTAAAAAATTATTTAAATGATTAAATTTGTTAAATTTGAATGTTGATCAAATAAAAAAAATAATAGAGGAGTAG
- the pth gene encoding aminoacyl-tRNA hydrolase encodes MPKLIVGLGNPGRQYEHTRHNAGFIAIDVLIENYGFQSEKDDFKSKLYFSQINGEKVIFAKPQTYMNLSGQAIIAIMSFYKIQMDELVVIYDDKDIPLGTFRFREQGSAGGHNGIKNIIQLLGTTSFNRIRVGIDPPAPNFKIVDWVLSKFKNEEVEKIKNSVQEFNDFVKDLTNDEDFKKIMNKYN; translated from the coding sequence ATGCCAAAACTAATTGTTGGCTTAGGTAATCCTGGTCGTCAATACGAACACACAAGACACAATGCAGGTTTTATAGCAATTGATGTTTTGATCGAAAATTATGGTTTTCAATCTGAAAAAGACGATTTTAAATCTAAATTGTACTTTTCCCAAATTAATGGTGAAAAGGTTATTTTTGCTAAACCACAAACATACATGAACCTATCTGGTCAAGCAATAATTGCAATAATGAGCTTTTACAAAATTCAAATGGATGAACTTGTTGTAATTTATGATGATAAAGATATACCACTTGGTACTTTTAGATTTAGAGAACAAGGCAGTGCTGGTGGACACAACGGAATAAAAAACATAATCCAATTATTAGGAACAACAAGTTTTAACAGGATTAGAGTTGGAATAGATCCACCAGCACCGAACTTTAAAATAGTTGATTGGGTTTTAAGTAAATTTAAAAATGAAGAAGTAGAAAAAATAAAAAATAGTGTTCAAGAATTTAATGATTTTGTTAAGGATTTAACTAACGACGAAGATTTTAAAAAAATAATGAACAAATATAATTAA
- a CDS encoding SGNH/GDSL hydrolase family protein, which translates to MKKLLSVLSSFLIVINGSAISVACNKSDEPTQNDTENDGSTAKNKIEKFENFYTMGDSLSDAGGYKNIAKAIINKKKNPPKEFQNFENFDYDFGGSFKTDFMDNKYPSYTNGRTAAEWVNQYLGFTTPMKPGGAWLEDSSDGVGRNYAVGGARASFDITFNFREAGIKNEYMKVDIISQSEALTKQHKLTNKDIVFVEIGGNDFLEGMQQFQDGLSIPKFQKVADDAASNLQIALNNILKTGANVLYMNSPDMRYIPTLLKGQLKEDGTKDTLSVMVESMPSLIDTVHNQLDSYLYDETYKVYTDLKKKYKDQIFIYDLFKNFKDLKDDYSKVYKEKFNKDLNVTNNFGVDTVRNRTATNVLVQANNAVKGHNAEDIDSFFFIDEVHPTRYVHQYVGKLLYNYMEHIWIKDSKPKELTLDDIK; encoded by the coding sequence ATGAAAAAATTATTATCCGTTTTATCGTCATTTCTAATTGTTATCAATGGATCTGCAATTTCTGTTGCATGTAATAAATCAGATGAACCAACACAAAATGATACTGAAAATGATGGTTCAACAGCAAAAAATAAGATTGAAAAGTTTGAAAACTTTTATACAATGGGAGATAGTCTTAGTGATGCTGGAGGCTATAAAAATATAGCAAAAGCAATTATAAATAAGAAAAAAAATCCACCAAAAGAATTTCAAAATTTTGAAAACTTTGATTATGATTTTGGAGGGAGTTTTAAAACTGATTTTATGGATAATAAATATCCATCATATACAAATGGTAGAACAGCAGCAGAATGAGTTAATCAATATTTAGGATTCACAACACCAATGAAACCAGGAGGAGCCTGACTTGAGGATTCAAGTGATGGAGTTGGTAGAAACTATGCTGTTGGTGGCGCTAGAGCTTCTTTTGATATAACATTCAACTTTAGAGAAGCTGGAATTAAGAACGAATACATGAAAGTCGACATTATTTCTCAAAGTGAAGCTCTTACAAAACAACACAAGTTAACAAACAAAGACATTGTCTTTGTTGAAATTGGAGGAAACGATTTTCTTGAAGGAATGCAACAATTCCAAGATGGATTAAGTATTCCTAAATTTCAAAAAGTGGCAGATGATGCTGCAAGTAATCTTCAAATTGCTTTAAATAATATTCTTAAAACAGGTGCTAATGTATTGTATATGAACTCACCAGATATGAGATATATTCCAACTCTTTTAAAAGGTCAGTTAAAAGAAGATGGTACAAAAGATACTTTATCTGTTATGGTTGAATCTATGCCTTCACTAATAGATACAGTACACAATCAATTAGATAGTTATTTATATGATGAAACATATAAAGTTTATACTGACTTAAAGAAAAAATATAAAGATCAGATTTTTATATATGATTTATTTAAAAACTTCAAAGATTTAAAAGATGACTATAGCAAAGTGTATAAAGAAAAGTTTAACAAAGACTTAAATGTAACAAATAACTTTGGTGTTGATACTGTTCGTAACCGAACTGCTACAAACGTTTTGGTACAAGCTAACAATGCTGTAAAAGGTCACAATGCAGAAGACATTGACTCATTCTTTTTTATAGATGAAGTTCACCCAACTAGATATGTTCATCAATATGTTGGAAAATTGTTGTATAACTATATGGAACATATTTGAATTAAAGATAGCAAACCTAAGGAATTAACTTTAGATGACATAAAATAA
- the purB gene encoding adenylosuccinate lyase: MIDRYAIKKIEEIWAEDNKLNIWLDVEKAVVEAWATLKIVPNNDCQKILNNAKISRTRMLEIEKETKHDVVAFTRAISETLGEEKRWIHLGLTSTDVVDTAQNKMIQLSNYVVFESLENLKQTLKQKAIDTKNILIMGRTHGMFGEPTSLGLKFLLWFDEISRQIQRFNLAREQIEVAKISGSMGNFANLEIEIEEFVAKKMNLNIDKISTQVTQRDRHAFLISIFANIASTLEKIAIEIRHFQRSEVQEISEGFAQGQKGSSSMPHKKNPISSENISGLARYIRTFVSMSYENNLLWHERDISHSSNERLLLPDVFNTIVYILNRLKDTIDNLYINKEKIEKHIKEQKGIFFSQRVLTYILIKYNHSREDVYDFIQMCTLECQKSDKSFKEVLLEKGILNYLENANELDELFNIDYYMRNVEKIFRRVLI; this comes from the coding sequence ATGATAGATAGATATGCAATAAAAAAAATTGAAGAAATATGGGCGGAAGATAATAAATTAAATATTTGATTAGATGTTGAAAAAGCTGTTGTCGAGGCATGGGCAACTTTAAAAATTGTTCCTAATAATGATTGCCAAAAAATTTTAAACAATGCAAAAATTTCAAGAACAAGAATGTTGGAAATAGAAAAAGAAACCAAACATGACGTTGTTGCTTTTACTAGAGCAATATCAGAAACTCTTGGAGAAGAAAAAAGATGAATTCATTTAGGATTAACTTCAACAGATGTTGTTGATACTGCACAAAATAAAATGATTCAACTTTCTAATTACGTAGTTTTCGAATCACTAGAAAACTTAAAACAAACTTTAAAACAAAAAGCAATAGATACAAAAAACATTTTAATTATGGGAAGAACTCACGGAATGTTTGGTGAACCAACTTCTTTAGGATTAAAATTTTTGCTTTGATTTGATGAAATCAGTAGACAAATACAAAGATTCAATTTAGCAAGAGAACAAATAGAAGTTGCAAAAATTTCCGGGTCAATGGGAAATTTTGCCAACTTAGAAATTGAGATTGAAGAGTTTGTTGCAAAAAAAATGAATTTGAATATCGATAAGATATCAACACAAGTCACACAACGTGATAGACATGCTTTTTTAATTTCTATTTTCGCAAATATAGCATCAACCTTAGAAAAAATTGCAATTGAAATTAGACACTTCCAAAGAAGTGAAGTACAAGAAATTAGTGAAGGTTTTGCTCAAGGACAAAAAGGTTCAAGCTCAATGCCACACAAAAAAAATCCCATTAGCAGTGAAAATATTTCTGGACTTGCTAGGTATATAAGAACATTTGTTTCTATGTCATACGAAAATAATTTACTTTGACATGAAAGAGATATATCTCACAGCTCTAATGAAAGGCTATTACTTCCTGATGTGTTCAACACAATAGTTTATATTTTGAATAGACTAAAAGACACAATAGATAATTTATATATAAATAAAGAGAAAATTGAAAAACACATCAAAGAGCAAAAAGGAATATTTTTTAGTCAAAGAGTATTAACTTACATTTTAATAAAGTATAATCATTCCAGAGAAGATGTTTATGATTTTATTCAAATGTGCACATTGGAATGTCAAAAATCAGATAAATCTTTTAAAGAAGTTCTTTTAGAAAAAGGAATATTAAATTATTTAGAAAATGCTAATGAATTAGATGAGTTATTTAATATCGATTATTATATGAGGAATGTAGAAAAAATATTTAGAAGGGTGTTGATTTAA